Proteins found in one Tamandua tetradactyla isolate mTamTet1 chromosome 3, mTamTet1.pri, whole genome shotgun sequence genomic segment:
- the PTMA gene encoding prothymosin alpha isoform X1 has translation MSDAAVDTSSEITTKDLKEKKEVVEEAENGREAPANGNAENEENGEQEADNEVDEEEEEGGEEEEEEEEGDGEEEDGDEDEEAEAATGKRAAEDDEDDDVDTKKQKTDEDD, from the exons ATGTCAGACGCGGCCGTGGATACCAGCTCCGAAATCACCACCAAG gacttaaaggagaaaaaggaagttgTGGAGGAGGCAGAGAACGGAAGAGAGGCACCTGCTAATGGGAACGCT GAGAACGAGGAAAACGGGGAACAGGAGGCTGATAATGAGGTagatgaagaagaggaagaaggtggggaggaagaggaggaggaggaagaaggagatg GTGAAGAAGAGGATGGAGATGAAGATGAGGAGGCTGAGGCAGCTACGGGCAAACGGGCAGCTGAAGACGATGAG GATGATGATGTGGACACCAAGAAGCAGAAGACTGATGAGGATGACTAG
- the PTMA gene encoding prothymosin alpha isoform X2: protein MSDAAVDTSSEITTKDLKEKKEVVEEAENGREAPANGNANEENGEQEADNEVDEEEEEGGEEEEEEEEGDGEEEDGDEDEEAEAATGKRAAEDDEDDDVDTKKQKTDEDD, encoded by the exons ATGTCAGACGCGGCCGTGGATACCAGCTCCGAAATCACCACCAAG gacttaaaggagaaaaaggaagttgTGGAGGAGGCAGAGAACGGAAGAGAGGCACCTGCTAATGGGAACGCT AACGAGGAAAACGGGGAACAGGAGGCTGATAATGAGGTagatgaagaagaggaagaaggtggggaggaagaggaggaggaggaagaaggagatg GTGAAGAAGAGGATGGAGATGAAGATGAGGAGGCTGAGGCAGCTACGGGCAAACGGGCAGCTGAAGACGATGAG GATGATGATGTGGACACCAAGAAGCAGAAGACTGATGAGGATGACTAG